The Thermoflavifilum sp. genome contains a region encoding:
- a CDS encoding DUF1573 domain-containing protein: MLALTGLWMACGSPSGTPQAGSELQGQAKISWKDTLANLGTIKEGDDVTYTFTFKNTGSADLQIRQAIPSCGCTIAAIPGEPIHPGQQGHIVVHFHSAGQAGEQTKQITIVSNAHPERQFLYLKARIIQQ, translated from the coding sequence ATGTTGGCATTAACCGGTTTATGGATGGCGTGCGGTTCACCATCAGGTACACCACAGGCTGGTAGCGAGTTACAGGGTCAGGCAAAAATTTCCTGGAAGGATACCCTGGCTAATCTGGGAACGATAAAAGAAGGCGACGACGTGACATATACGTTTACTTTCAAAAATACAGGTAGTGCCGATCTGCAAATCAGGCAAGCTATCCCATCATGCGGATGTACCATTGCGGCTATTCCCGGCGAGCCCATCCATCCGGGTCAGCAGGGGCATATCGTGGTTCATTTTCATTCGGCCGGTCAGGCAGGTGAGCAAACCAAACAAATCACCATTGTAAGTAATGCTCATCCTGAAAGGCAATTCCTCTATCTTAAAGCACGCATCATTCAACAATAA
- a CDS encoding family 65 glycosyl hydrolase domain-containing protein gives MKRFVKPDAWKIIQEGFDPAQQLVAESLFSIGNGRMGQRGNFEEKYSGQTLQGHYVGGVYYPDKTKVGWWKNGYPEYFAKVLNAPSWIQILWSIEGEDVDLYRAKAVSAFYRELNMREGYLKRSCIVELKNGKRFQIESIRFCSMTRHEAAVVRYAITPLNFSGILQLRLPVDAHVQNADANFKEKFWEHVHAETSASNAFVVARTRKSNFVVSTGIHARILLRDEILPVNFQGFACEKYAVLHTELPVEKGETYVIEKYAAVLSSLNHQPSCILKATHDQLQAFVDAGFDRLFTEQKNYWAEKWQTMDVRIEGDIQAQQGIRFNIFQLHQTYTGDDERLNIGPKGFTGEKYGGATYWDTEAYCLPFYLATAGQQVARNLLLYRYRHLPKAIENAKKLGFGKGAALYPMVTMDGEECHNEWEITFEEIHRNGAIAYAIWNYINYTGDETYLIDYGLEVLIAIARFWAQRVNWSEPKQKYVILGVTGPNEYENNVNNNWYTNYIACWCLEYAQTAINYVKQQAPEKFAGLCERLDFHESEEVSTWEHIRRHMYFPEEPALGIFLQQEGYLDKAQQLVSDLSPEDLPLYKHWSWDRILRSCFIKQADVLQGLYFFEDRFSMEQIRRNFYFYEPRTVHESSLSPCIHSILAARIGDEQKAYELYLRTARLDLDDYNKDTADGCHITSMAGTWLSIVQGFAGMRVRRGALHFQPFIPQHWKAYEFRIQFRGNWLQVQVTRKEILIENHGNKPLEVFIFDQPHWIDEQHRVCVQRT, from the coding sequence ATGAAGCGCTTTGTGAAACCAGATGCATGGAAAATTATTCAGGAAGGATTTGATCCCGCACAACAACTCGTAGCCGAAAGCTTGTTCAGTATCGGAAATGGTAGAATGGGCCAACGCGGGAATTTTGAAGAAAAATATTCCGGCCAAACGCTGCAGGGTCACTATGTGGGTGGTGTATATTATCCCGACAAAACGAAAGTGGGATGGTGGAAGAATGGTTATCCAGAATACTTCGCCAAGGTATTGAATGCGCCTTCATGGATACAGATTTTATGGAGCATTGAAGGCGAAGATGTGGATCTGTATCGTGCAAAAGCCGTTTCCGCTTTTTATCGAGAGCTGAATATGCGGGAGGGTTATTTAAAACGAAGTTGTATAGTTGAATTAAAAAATGGCAAGCGATTTCAGATTGAAAGCATTCGATTTTGTAGCATGACGCGTCATGAAGCAGCCGTTGTTCGTTATGCCATCACGCCGTTGAACTTTTCCGGCATCCTACAACTTCGTTTGCCCGTGGATGCACATGTACAAAATGCGGATGCAAATTTCAAGGAAAAATTCTGGGAACATGTGCACGCCGAGACATCTGCTTCCAACGCCTTTGTGGTGGCCCGCACCAGAAAATCCAACTTTGTCGTAAGCACGGGTATTCATGCTCGCATTTTACTTCGAGATGAAATATTGCCCGTTAATTTTCAGGGATTTGCCTGTGAAAAATACGCAGTTTTGCATACAGAGCTTCCGGTTGAAAAAGGAGAAACATATGTGATAGAAAAATACGCAGCAGTGCTTTCTTCTTTAAATCATCAACCATCCTGCATACTGAAAGCAACACACGATCAATTACAAGCATTTGTGGATGCAGGTTTTGACCGCTTATTCACCGAACAAAAAAACTACTGGGCTGAGAAATGGCAAACCATGGATGTGCGGATTGAGGGGGATATACAAGCGCAACAGGGTATCCGTTTCAACATCTTTCAGCTGCACCAGACCTACACAGGCGATGATGAACGATTAAATATCGGTCCGAAAGGCTTTACCGGTGAAAAATACGGCGGAGCAACATACTGGGATACAGAAGCCTATTGTTTGCCTTTTTATCTGGCTACTGCAGGTCAACAGGTGGCTCGGAATCTCTTGCTCTATCGCTACCGCCATTTACCAAAAGCCATTGAAAATGCAAAAAAATTAGGATTCGGGAAAGGGGCAGCGCTTTATCCCATGGTAACGATGGATGGTGAAGAATGCCACAATGAGTGGGAAATCACATTCGAAGAAATTCATCGCAACGGAGCTATTGCTTATGCAATCTGGAATTATATCAATTACACAGGAGATGAAACTTACCTGATTGATTACGGACTGGAAGTGCTGATCGCCATCGCCCGATTCTGGGCTCAACGGGTGAACTGGAGCGAACCAAAACAAAAATATGTAATACTGGGTGTAACCGGACCTAATGAATATGAAAACAATGTGAACAATAACTGGTACACCAACTATATAGCGTGCTGGTGTCTGGAATATGCACAAACCGCCATCAATTATGTAAAGCAACAGGCACCGGAAAAATTTGCCGGCTTATGTGAACGGCTTGATTTCCATGAATCGGAAGAAGTTTCCACCTGGGAACATATCCGCCGCCACATGTATTTCCCCGAAGAGCCTGCACTGGGTATTTTTCTGCAGCAGGAAGGATACCTCGATAAAGCACAACAGCTGGTTAGCGATTTATCGCCTGAAGATCTGCCGCTGTATAAACACTGGAGCTGGGATCGCATCCTTCGCTCCTGCTTTATCAAGCAGGCCGATGTGTTGCAGGGATTGTATTTTTTTGAAGATCGTTTTTCCATGGAACAAATCCGAAGGAATTTCTATTTTTATGAACCACGAACGGTGCATGAATCCTCACTTTCGCCCTGCATTCATAGCATTCTGGCTGCCAGAATAGGGGATGAACAGAAAGCTTACGAACTCTATTTGCGGACGGCAAGATTGGATCTTGATGATTACAACAAAGACACCGCCGATGGTTGCCATATCACCAGCATGGCGGGTACCTGGCTGAGCATCGTACAGGGTTTTGCAGGCATGCGGGTGAGGCGAGGAGCCCTGCATTTTCAACCCTTTATTCCACAACACTGGAAGGCTTATGAGTTTCGCATTCAGTTCAGGGGAAACTGGCTACAGGTGCAGGTTACCAGAAAAGAAATTTTGATCGAAAATCATGGAAATAAACCACTGGAAGTGTTTATATTTGATCAGCCACACTGGATTGATGAACAGCATCGGGTGTGTGTACAACGAACTTAA
- a CDS encoding MFS transporter, with translation MPPPIQRPHLHFRQIWNMSVGFFGIQIGFALQNANASRIFQTLGASIDHIPLLWIAAPVTGLLVQPIVGYLSDRTWHPFWGRRRPYFFVGSILAASALVLMPNSRAVWQAAIVLWLMDASINITMEPFRAFVGDRLPSAQRTLGFAMQTFFIGLGAVLGSQFPYLMTHLLHLSNAVHQGIPVSLKYAFYLGAICFFAAVSWTVFTTSEYPPEDREKWEAHKMQTRGLWTGFREIGKGFVHMPRTMVQLAVVQFFTWIAFFALWIYTTAAVAQQVYHTTDAQSQAFQDAGDWVGVLFSVYNGVSAFMAFLLPWIARSLKRTHTHLICLFIGSAGLISIYFIHQQWLLIWPMLAIGLAWASTLTMPYAILAGSLPPEKMGFYMGVFNFFIVIPQIVAAVLLGFLIRFFFHNESIYAMLIGGGCMLIAAFMNLLVFDRDDETRKRFSSSSSQKTFLPETL, from the coding sequence ATGCCACCACCCATACAACGCCCTCATTTGCATTTCCGGCAGATCTGGAACATGAGTGTAGGCTTTTTTGGCATTCAGATAGGCTTTGCGTTACAAAATGCCAATGCCAGCCGAATTTTTCAGACGCTTGGAGCCTCCATTGATCATATCCCTTTGCTGTGGATTGCCGCACCTGTGACAGGACTTCTTGTGCAGCCTATCGTTGGCTATCTCAGCGACCGCACCTGGCATCCTTTCTGGGGTAGAAGGCGACCTTATTTTTTTGTTGGCTCCATACTGGCAGCTTCGGCACTGGTGCTGATGCCCAACAGCCGGGCGGTATGGCAGGCAGCTATTGTGCTCTGGCTGATGGATGCTTCGATCAACATCACGATGGAGCCCTTCCGGGCTTTTGTCGGCGATCGCTTACCTTCTGCCCAGCGCACATTAGGCTTTGCCATGCAAACATTTTTTATCGGGCTGGGAGCCGTACTGGGTTCGCAGTTCCCTTATCTGATGACCCATCTCTTGCATCTAAGCAATGCTGTGCACCAGGGCATACCCGTTTCACTGAAATATGCTTTTTATCTGGGGGCGATATGTTTTTTTGCAGCCGTCAGCTGGACGGTATTCACCACCAGCGAATATCCACCCGAGGACAGGGAAAAATGGGAAGCCCATAAAATGCAAACACGTGGCCTGTGGACGGGCTTTCGGGAAATAGGAAAAGGATTTGTGCACATGCCCCGTACCATGGTACAACTGGCTGTGGTGCAGTTTTTTACATGGATCGCCTTTTTTGCGCTCTGGATCTATACTACGGCAGCCGTTGCCCAGCAAGTTTATCATACCACGGATGCACAATCTCAGGCTTTTCAGGATGCTGGCGACTGGGTGGGGGTATTGTTTTCCGTGTACAACGGTGTGTCAGCATTCATGGCGTTTCTGCTACCCTGGATAGCTCGTTCGCTCAAGCGCACGCATACACATTTGATCTGTTTGTTCATCGGCAGTGCAGGATTAATCAGCATTTATTTCATTCATCAGCAATGGTTGCTGATATGGCCTATGCTGGCTATCGGCCTGGCCTGGGCTTCTACACTTACGATGCCCTACGCCATTCTGGCCGGATCGTTGCCGCCCGAAAAAATGGGATTTTACATGGGTGTATTTAATTTTTTCATCGTCATACCGCAAATTGTTGCAGCCGTATTGTTGGGCTTTTTAATCAGGTTTTTCTTTCATAACGAAAGCATATACGCGATGTTAATCGGTGGTGGATGTATGCTGATAGCCGCTTTTATGAATCTGCTGGTTTTTGATAGGGATGATGAAACCCGTAAAAGATTTTCATCTTCTTCCTCACAAAAAACTTTTCTGCCGGAAACTTTATAA
- the yajC gene encoding preprotein translocase subunit YajC: MQHLSPVLMVGQNGQANPSFSLIFMLAIILVMWLFLIRPQAKKAKLQKQFSDSIKVGDKIVTIAGIHGRVNKINDDNTLQIEIAPSTYMTIERSAVSMEYTQEMQKRSGASQK; encoded by the coding sequence ATGCAACACTTATCTCCAGTACTCATGGTAGGGCAAAACGGACAGGCCAATCCTTCATTCAGCTTGATTTTCATGCTGGCCATCATTCTGGTCATGTGGTTGTTTTTAATCAGGCCTCAGGCTAAAAAAGCCAAACTACAAAAGCAATTCAGCGACAGCATCAAGGTGGGAGATAAAATTGTTACCATTGCGGGTATTCATGGTCGCGTGAACAAGATTAACGACGATAATACCCTGCAAATTGAGATTGCGCCGAGTACCTATATGACCATCGAACGTTCGGCCGTTTCCATGGAATACACCCAGGAAATGCAGAAGCGCAGTGGTGCTTCACAAAAATGA
- the pgmB gene encoding beta-phosphoglucomutase — MHPQFIHACIFDLDGVLVNTAHYHFLSWKQITLGWNVPFTEHDNELLKGLSREDSLSRLLQITGKQLNAAEREHILQEKNKLFQQYLEQMTPDDVLPGVHDFLIFLKNNNIHLAVASSSKNARIVLQKTELTKWFEVIIDGTQIKKAKPDPEVFLKAAHELGIAPLHTVVFEDAKAGVEAARTGGFYCVGVGDPTMLSQAHQVIPDFTSISFDDWWQSLSDSSTQVVH; from the coding sequence ATGCATCCGCAATTCATTCATGCCTGTATTTTTGATCTCGACGGCGTACTGGTAAACACAGCACATTATCATTTTCTTTCCTGGAAACAAATTACACTTGGATGGAATGTACCTTTTACAGAACACGACAATGAATTGTTGAAAGGATTAAGCCGGGAAGATTCACTCTCTCGTTTGCTGCAAATAACCGGTAAGCAACTTAACGCTGCGGAACGTGAACACATATTGCAGGAAAAAAACAAACTATTTCAGCAATATCTGGAGCAGATGACCCCTGATGATGTTTTACCCGGCGTACACGATTTCCTTATCTTTTTGAAAAATAACAACATACATCTTGCAGTAGCATCGTCGAGTAAAAATGCAAGAATTGTTTTACAAAAAACAGAACTAACGAAATGGTTTGAGGTAATAATAGACGGCACACAGATTAAAAAAGCAAAACCTGATCCGGAAGTATTTTTAAAAGCTGCTCATGAGCTGGGCATAGCACCCTTGCATACAGTGGTATTTGAAGATGCAAAAGCCGGTGTGGAGGCTGCACGTACAGGTGGTTTCTATTGTGTTGGAGTAGGCGATCCAACGATGCTATCACAGGCACATCAGGTTATTCCCGATTTTACTTCCATATCTTTTGATGATTGGTGGCAATCACTATCCGATTCATCCACACAGGTAGTGCATTAA
- the groL gene encoding chaperonin GroEL (60 kDa chaperone family; promotes refolding of misfolded polypeptides especially under stressful conditions; forms two stacked rings of heptamers to form a barrel-shaped 14mer; ends can be capped by GroES; misfolded proteins enter the barrel where they are refolded when GroES binds): MAKQLFFDTEARNRMKKGIDTLANAVKVTLGPKGRNVVLEKKYGAPSVTKDGVTVAKEIELEDPIENMGAQMVKEVASKTSDIAGDGTTTATVLAQALITEGMKVVAAGANPMDVKRGIDKAVKAVVEHLKKQSEKIGTDNKKIEQVATISANNDPTIGALIAEAMQKVSKDGVITVEEAKGTDTYVDVVEGMQFDRGYLSPYFVTNSEKMEAVLENPYILIHDKKISTMKDILHILEKIAQQGAPLLIIAEDVEGEALATLVVNKLRGTLKVCAVKAPGFGDRRKEMLQDIAILTGGVVISEEQGYKLENADLTYLGRAESVTVDKDNTTIVGGKGKKSDIQARINQIKAQIETTTSDYDKEKLQERLAKLSGGVAVLYVGAATEVEMKEKKDRVDDALHATRAAVEEGIVPGGGVAYIRALEALEKLQGENDDETTGINIVKRAIEEPLRQIANNAGWEGSIVVQKVKDGQGDFGFNARTEEFEKLMSAGVIDPTKVTRIALENAASIAGMLLTTECVVADKPEPKQNTPAPAGGMGGMDY; the protein is encoded by the coding sequence ATGGCAAAGCAACTGTTCTTCGACACCGAAGCTCGCAACAGAATGAAAAAGGGTATTGATACCCTTGCAAATGCAGTAAAAGTCACCCTCGGTCCAAAAGGCCGCAATGTGGTGCTGGAAAAGAAATATGGTGCCCCCAGTGTAACCAAAGACGGGGTTACCGTAGCTAAAGAAATCGAATTAGAAGATCCGATCGAAAATATGGGTGCCCAGATGGTAAAAGAAGTGGCATCCAAAACGTCCGATATCGCCGGTGATGGTACTACTACAGCTACCGTACTTGCTCAGGCCCTGATTACCGAAGGCATGAAAGTAGTAGCCGCCGGTGCCAATCCAATGGATGTAAAACGGGGCATCGATAAGGCTGTTAAAGCTGTAGTTGAACACCTGAAAAAACAATCCGAAAAAATCGGTACGGATAATAAAAAGATCGAACAGGTAGCTACCATCTCCGCTAACAACGATCCCACCATTGGTGCCCTGATCGCCGAAGCCATGCAAAAAGTAAGCAAAGACGGCGTCATTACGGTGGAAGAAGCGAAGGGTACCGATACTTACGTCGATGTCGTGGAAGGTATGCAATTCGACCGCGGATATCTCTCGCCTTACTTCGTGACCAACAGCGAAAAGATGGAAGCTGTGCTGGAAAATCCTTACATCCTGATCCACGACAAGAAGATCAGCACCATGAAGGATATCCTGCACATTCTTGAAAAAATCGCTCAGCAAGGCGCTCCGTTGCTCATCATCGCCGAAGATGTGGAAGGCGAAGCCCTGGCTACACTGGTGGTGAATAAGCTCCGCGGTACATTGAAAGTTTGTGCCGTAAAAGCTCCTGGCTTTGGTGATCGTCGTAAAGAAATGCTGCAGGATATTGCTATCCTCACCGGTGGTGTGGTCATCAGCGAAGAACAGGGATATAAACTTGAAAATGCTGATCTCACCTACCTGGGTCGCGCCGAATCGGTAACCGTGGATAAAGACAATACCACCATCGTGGGTGGCAAGGGCAAAAAGAGCGATATCCAGGCGCGCATCAACCAGATTAAGGCCCAGATTGAAACCACCACTTCCGATTATGATAAGGAAAAACTGCAGGAACGCCTGGCTAAACTTAGCGGCGGCGTAGCCGTGCTGTATGTCGGTGCTGCTACCGAAGTGGAAATGAAAGAAAAGAAAGACCGTGTGGATGATGCCCTGCATGCTACCCGTGCAGCCGTTGAAGAAGGTATCGTTCCCGGTGGCGGCGTGGCTTATATCCGCGCACTGGAAGCCCTTGAAAAACTCCAGGGTGAAAACGACGATGAAACGACCGGTATCAATATCGTAAAACGCGCGATTGAAGAACCCCTGCGCCAGATTGCCAATAACGCTGGATGGGAAGGTTCTATCGTTGTACAAAAAGTAAAAGATGGACAGGGTGATTTTGGATTCAATGCACGCACCGAAGAATTCGAAAAATTGATGTCGGCCGGTGTTATTGATCCTACTAAAGTTACCCGTATCGCCCTGGAAAACGCCGCTTCCATTGCCGGCATGTTGCTTACAACCGAATGCGTCGTGGCCGACAAACCCGAACCCAAACAAAATACTCCTGCTCCTGCAGGTGGTATGGGTGGTATGGATTATTAA
- the nusB gene encoding transcription antitermination factor NusB — MQILYALESAELPLTSREAARRFIDQHLDQSEAIYIYLLYFLTEVACYARTDAQIRASKLLPTPEDLNVNTKIADNKWVKYLQEHPVFQQKKKKALLEPILDMDLVKKIYHQLIDLDVYRFYIIAAERDEKEEKEILSYIFHELMMKNEEFDQHMEDNFPHWSDDRDMMSVLINNFFQKPMGIDFNAIVPEEKREYAAELLFTAYEKKSYCRELITPKLEHWDPERIAMIDMILMIMAICEFLYFPTIPTKVTINEYIDIAKAYSTPQSGQFVNGILDNILKDLLAQEKIQKTDQARN, encoded by the coding sequence ATGCAAATATTATATGCTCTTGAATCGGCAGAATTACCGCTTACCAGCCGGGAGGCCGCACGTCGATTCATTGACCAGCATTTAGATCAATCAGAAGCAATTTACATTTACCTGCTGTATTTTCTTACCGAAGTGGCCTGTTATGCCCGCACAGACGCCCAGATTCGTGCATCCAAACTGTTGCCCACACCTGAAGACCTGAACGTCAATACCAAAATTGCCGACAATAAATGGGTAAAATATCTTCAAGAACATCCTGTGTTTCAACAGAAGAAGAAAAAGGCCCTGCTGGAGCCTATCCTGGATATGGATCTGGTGAAAAAGATTTATCATCAGCTGATCGATCTGGATGTGTATCGCTTTTATATCATAGCTGCTGAACGCGACGAAAAGGAAGAAAAAGAGATATTATCCTACATTTTTCATGAGCTGATGATGAAAAATGAAGAATTTGATCAACACATGGAAGATAATTTCCCTCACTGGTCGGATGATCGGGATATGATGAGTGTGTTGATCAACAACTTCTTCCAGAAACCCATGGGTATTGATTTCAATGCCATTGTACCGGAAGAAAAAAGAGAATACGCTGCAGAATTATTATTTACGGCTTATGAGAAAAAATCATACTGCCGGGAATTGATTACCCCCAAGCTTGAACACTGGGATCCGGAGCGGATTGCAATGATTGATATGATTTTGATGATTATGGCGATTTGTGAGTTTTTATATTTTCCGACCATCCCCACCAAAGTAACCATCAATGAATACATCGATATTGCTAAAGCTTACAGCACTCCGCAAAGTGGCCAGTTTGTAAATGGTATTCTCGATAATATTTTGAAAGACCTGTTGGCGCAGGAAAAAATTCAGAAGACCGATCAGGCAAGAAATTAA
- a CDS encoding co-chaperone GroES, translated as MANKLNITPLADRVIVKPAPAEEKTKGGIIIPDTAKEKPQRGTVVAAGPGKKDEPTTVKPGDKVLYGKYAGTEISFDGEDYLIMRESDILAIVPE; from the coding sequence ATGGCAAACAAGTTAAACATCACACCACTCGCCGACCGGGTGATCGTCAAACCCGCTCCCGCCGAAGAAAAAACAAAGGGAGGCATCATTATCCCCGACACCGCTAAAGAAAAACCACAGAGGGGGACTGTTGTTGCTGCCGGTCCGGGCAAGAAGGACGAGCCCACCACGGTAAAGCCCGGTGACAAGGTTTTATACGGCAAGTATGCAGGCACAGAAATCAGTTTCGATGGCGAAGATTACCTGATCATGCGTGAATCAGACATCCTGGCTATTGTGCCTGAATAA
- a CDS encoding glycoside hydrolase family 13 protein, with protein MKKLMMSISSAITLAVTHPAAIRAQQFFDHICPSFWWTGMKWSRVQILFHAEENLQQAQVSTRYPGVKILQVHHVENPHYLFVDLQIEPDAKPGDIPLLFKITERRHLVYPYHLYPRNPDDGKTRALGVNSRDFIYLLMPDRFANGDTLNDRVAGMLDQSLNRDSLTARHGGDLQGVIDHLDYLKDLGVTAIWMTPVLENNEAHASYHGYAFTDHYRVDPRLGTNALYKKLVEQAHQMGLKVIQDIVLNHVGEQHWFVRDLPMKDWLHQWPRYTNTSYRESPLFDPYASSSDKKQMSDGWFTPFMPDLNQRNPYLVNYLIQNAIWWVEYAGVDAFRIDTYIYCDLNFMNQFNAALLREFPHLHLFGETWVHGVLPQAYFVRNKLNMPFQSNLPGVCDFQWCFAVQHAFTEKNGWTSGIVEPYLTLAQDFVYQDPMKNVIFLDNHDMSRIYSVVGQDIHKFESAFTLLLTSRGIPQMYYGDEILMKGISAPDGLVRKDFPGGWPGDTVNKFSDAGRTETENIAFHFIQNLAHFRQQSEALREGKLMQYVPEGNVYVYFRYTAHESIMVAINGNDDTVSVSTNRFAESLHGYKKAFDVLHHQMIEDISRFHLPPYGSLVWQLKP; from the coding sequence ATGAAAAAGCTGATGATGTCCATATCTTCTGCCATTACGCTTGCAGTTACGCATCCTGCTGCTATTCGCGCACAACAATTTTTCGATCATATATGTCCGTCGTTCTGGTGGACAGGCATGAAATGGTCGCGTGTACAGATTTTATTTCATGCAGAAGAAAATCTACAACAGGCACAGGTAAGTACCCGGTATCCGGGTGTAAAAATTTTACAGGTTCATCATGTGGAAAATCCACATTATCTTTTTGTGGACCTGCAAATAGAGCCTGACGCGAAACCGGGCGACATACCACTGCTGTTCAAAATAACCGAACGTCGCCATCTTGTATATCCTTATCATCTGTATCCACGCAACCCGGATGATGGGAAAACACGGGCACTGGGAGTGAATTCCCGTGATTTCATTTATCTGCTGATGCCCGATCGATTTGCCAACGGCGATACCCTTAACGATCGTGTGGCAGGCATGCTCGATCAGAGCCTGAACCGGGATTCTCTGACTGCACGCCATGGAGGCGATTTGCAGGGGGTAATCGATCATCTGGATTACTTAAAAGATTTAGGTGTTACAGCCATCTGGATGACACCCGTACTCGAAAACAATGAAGCACATGCTTCTTATCATGGATATGCGTTCACCGATCACTATCGTGTGGATCCGCGGCTGGGAACAAATGCGCTGTATAAAAAGCTGGTTGAGCAAGCCCATCAGATGGGATTAAAAGTGATTCAAGATATTGTATTGAATCATGTAGGCGAACAACACTGGTTTGTGCGCGACCTGCCGATGAAAGACTGGTTGCATCAGTGGCCTCGTTACACCAATACCAGTTATCGTGAGTCTCCCTTATTCGATCCTTATGCTTCATCTTCAGATAAAAAACAAATGAGCGATGGATGGTTTACGCCATTCATGCCTGATCTCAATCAACGCAATCCCTATCTCGTTAACTATCTGATTCAAAATGCTATCTGGTGGGTAGAATATGCAGGTGTAGACGCATTCAGAATCGACACCTACATTTATTGTGATCTCAATTTTATGAACCAATTCAATGCAGCTCTGCTTCGTGAATTCCCGCATCTGCATTTATTTGGTGAAACCTGGGTGCATGGCGTATTGCCTCAAGCTTATTTTGTACGAAATAAATTGAATATGCCATTCCAATCTAATTTACCGGGTGTATGTGACTTTCAGTGGTGCTTTGCCGTGCAGCATGCATTTACCGAGAAAAATGGATGGACTTCTGGCATCGTAGAACCTTATCTGACACTCGCACAGGATTTTGTATATCAGGATCCAATGAAAAATGTCATCTTCCTGGATAACCATGATATGAGTCGTATTTATAGCGTGGTAGGACAGGATATACACAAATTTGAATCGGCTTTCACCTTGTTGCTCACCTCGCGGGGTATTCCCCAGATGTATTACGGCGATGAAATCTTAATGAAAGGGATATCAGCTCCGGATGGACTCGTGCGAAAAGACTTCCCTGGCGGATGGCCCGGCGATACCGTGAATAAATTTTCAGATGCAGGCAGAACTGAAACGGAAAATATTGCCTTCCATTTTATTCAAAACCTTGCGCATTTTCGCCAGCAAAGCGAAGCGCTGCGTGAGGGGAAACTTATGCAATATGTTCCTGAAGGAAATGTATATGTGTATTTCCGGTATACAGCACACGAAAGCATCATGGTAGCCATCAATGGAAATGATGATACGGTTTCTGTTTCTACGAACCGTTTTGCTGAATCATTGCATGGATATAAAAAAGCATTTGATGTGTTGCATCACCAGATGATTGAAGACATTTCCCGTTTCCATCTTCCACCTTATGGCTCTCTGGTATGGCAATTAAAACCCTGA